In Thermosphaera sp., a genomic segment contains:
- the cas7a gene encoding type I-A CRISPR-associated protein Cas7/Csa2, producing MVHPSIIYNLSVSARILVNAEALNMAESVGNYTRHRKAPIIVQTEKGYSVIYVPAVSGESLAHAYQQVLAHIANQRGLPVTKMDLEGYFMKFSDDNIIQSYYSEIAGKLGVKPEEVKNKLKEIEQPGELEKLFVKSSVVADVGGFLYTDKQLKRTSAIRFSYLLPSLDAVQEGGAVVIPQLHVRYTPQAKRGEQALFYVESGSALYTLTTQLVISDIARLNYSETLDPELEGQRVKRVEAAIDALTALVDGLIFGAKRSRYMPQWDVRSIVVAFSRGPVEFNVSPGLSRDYIKKTYERAVAMSKIINNLIVNIYAYNGEGLEEPGGEPVKQVTFDKASSPAEAFAKAKDKIINILAPIR from the coding sequence ATGGTCCATCCCTCGATCATCTACAACTTAAGCGTGTCCGCGAGAATACTCGTCAACGCTGAAGCCTTGAACATGGCTGAGAGCGTCGGAAACTATACGAGGCACAGGAAAGCACCTATCATCGTTCAAACCGAGAAGGGATACTCGGTGATCTACGTTCCCGCCGTCAGCGGCGAATCCCTCGCCCACGCATATCAGCAGGTACTCGCCCATATTGCAAACCAGAGAGGGCTTCCAGTGACTAAAATGGATTTGGAAGGATACTTCATGAAGTTCTCGGACGACAACATCATACAGAGCTACTACAGCGAGATAGCGGGAAAGCTCGGCGTGAAACCCGAGGAGGTTAAAAACAAGTTGAAGGAGATCGAACAACCCGGGGAGTTGGAGAAGCTCTTTGTTAAATCAAGCGTTGTAGCTGATGTCGGAGGATTCTTGTACACGGACAAGCAGTTAAAGCGCACGTCTGCCATCAGATTCTCCTACCTCCTCCCATCCTTGGACGCGGTTCAAGAAGGCGGGGCTGTCGTAATACCGCAGCTCCACGTGAGGTACACGCCCCAGGCAAAGAGAGGCGAGCAGGCGCTATTCTACGTGGAAAGCGGGAGCGCGCTGTATACTCTGACGACACAGCTAGTAATCTCCGACATAGCGAGGCTCAACTACTCCGAAACCCTGGATCCAGAGCTGGAGGGTCAAAGAGTCAAAAGAGTTGAGGCAGCCATCGACGCTTTAACAGCCCTTGTGGACGGATTGATATTCGGCGCTAAGAGGAGCAGGTACATGCCGCAGTGGGATGTGAGGAGCATTGTAGTAGCCTTCTCCAGGGGGCCTGTCGAGTTCAACGTATCACCTGGATTAAGCAGGGATTACATCAAGAAGACTTATGAGAGAGCCGTTGCAATGTCGAAGATAATTAACAACCTCATAGTGAACATCTACGCGTACAATGGCGAGGGTCTCGAGGAGCCCGGCGGAGAGCCCGTGAAACAAGTCACATTCGACAAGGCTTCATCGCCGGCTGAAGCCTTTGCCAAGGCGAAGGACAAGATAATCAACATATTGGCGCCAATCAGGTAA
- the csa3 gene encoding CRISPR-associated CARF protein Csa3 produces MSEEVEARTLVATFGFDIDFVVRRITARRYSQVRLLSLKTREGEERVAKAFHALKAICISMRIDCTLEGLEASGIIRAVYTILKNASQKGPVDLYLTGGPRILVVSALVAALMLGEDESSRIQIAVEGEAFEHSWEPKLSLLKQLLSMDDRDRDIVLSLRTLGRASLAELARQAGIPKSTVFKRLRKLMANRIVCGEGDVYLLCKEVYDLL; encoded by the coding sequence ATGTCGGAGGAGGTAGAGGCTAGAACCCTCGTGGCAACCTTCGGCTTTGACATAGACTTTGTCGTGAGGAGGATAACGGCTAGGAGGTACAGCCAGGTCAGGCTACTATCGCTTAAGACGAGAGAGGGTGAGGAGAGGGTTGCTAAAGCCTTCCACGCCTTGAAAGCTATCTGCATCTCAATGAGGATCGATTGCACCCTGGAGGGCCTTGAAGCCAGCGGCATCATAAGAGCCGTTTACACGATACTGAAGAATGCCTCCCAGAAAGGGCCCGTGGACCTCTATCTCACCGGGGGGCCTAGAATCCTCGTGGTCTCAGCCCTGGTGGCGGCGCTAATGCTCGGCGAGGACGAGTCGTCGAGGATCCAGATAGCCGTTGAGGGAGAGGCTTTCGAGCACTCCTGGGAGCCGAAGCTAAGCCTTTTGAAACAGCTTTTAAGCATGGATGATAGGGATAGGGACATAGTTTTGAGCCTGAGAACGCTTGGGAGGGCAAGCCTTGCAGAGCTCGCTAGGCAAGCCGGGATACCGAAGTCTACGGTATTCAAGAGGTTGCGGAAGCTGATGGCAAACAGAATAGTGTGTGGGGAAGGCGATGTCTACCTCTTATGCAAGGAGGTCTATGATCTGCTCTAA
- a CDS encoding CRISPR-associated protein Cas5, producing the protein MSKSIRLFYSTVTLSWGFTVRYKDVSASQPAYVIPPPTTVVGAFAYPLARLLGERDSLEKKLTHGRGTLISSFMEKAVDATIAASAGVVVDEPEIGIVVHSEISKISASIYKGDSERARMRAEVHSIEFYTEALPRIFPAQAVGSAYAPGVKLLLTWVVDVEKLLKKLSMNPGVKLKEEDIDSIGRLVSTGVSRIGSKEGIASTDPAESGYDREPVVRTGEEFETAQYVLASCVEPFMVTPTVELPYLDYELRRFYVPSVQASNAILLPFRKGETRRFKLKEPCKAYQPSREGMESFTSVGV; encoded by the coding sequence GTGTCCAAATCAATACGTCTTTTTTACTCCACCGTAACCCTTTCATGGGGTTTCACGGTCAGGTACAAGGATGTATCTGCATCTCAGCCAGCATACGTTATCCCGCCCCCTACCACCGTAGTGGGCGCTTTCGCATACCCGCTTGCAAGACTTCTCGGGGAGAGAGATAGTCTCGAGAAGAAGTTGACCCATGGGAGAGGAACCTTAATATCCAGCTTCATGGAGAAAGCCGTGGACGCGACGATAGCTGCGTCCGCAGGCGTAGTCGTCGATGAACCGGAGATCGGGATCGTTGTCCACAGCGAGATATCAAAGATATCTGCATCCATCTACAAAGGCGACTCTGAGAGAGCAAGGATGAGGGCCGAAGTACACAGTATAGAGTTTTACACGGAGGCCTTGCCTAGGATATTCCCAGCTCAAGCAGTTGGCTCAGCATACGCTCCCGGCGTCAAACTCCTCCTCACGTGGGTTGTCGATGTTGAAAAGCTATTGAAAAAACTCTCCATGAACCCCGGGGTCAAGCTGAAAGAGGAGGACATAGACTCCATAGGCCGCTTGGTCTCAACGGGCGTGTCAAGGATCGGGAGCAAGGAGGGGATCGCCTCGACAGACCCAGCCGAGTCGGGATACGATAGAGAGCCCGTTGTGAGAACCGGGGAAGAGTTCGAGACCGCGCAATACGTCCTAGCGAGCTGCGTGGAGCCGTTTATGGTCACTCCTACTGTGGAGCTACCCTACCTAGACTATGAGCTGAGGAGATTCTACGTACCATCTGTACAGGCATCCAACGCCATCCTATTGCCGTTTAGAAAAGGCGAGACCCGGCGTTTCAAGCTGAAAGAACCGTGTAAAGCGTATCAGCCGTCTAGGGAAGGGATGGAGTCGTTCACGAGCGTGGGAGTATGA
- the cas1 gene encoding CRISPR-associated endonuclease Cas1, which translates to MKQLIVAEYGARLRTRRNQIVVEKKNGEKNNIPIHEVEQVIIASSGVSISSKTVRKILDHGIDLVFLDSKGYPSGRVYPVYINKTVETRRKQYETAVKGKSLDIAAEIVKAKILNQAGLLKRYYTYTRDQELKNAAEEVARHASRIDAALLGADNPKAKIVEIEAEAARTYWSSYAKLVPKSLGFNSRDQDAQDPVNMSLNYLYGILYSESWKALVLAGLDPYLGYLHADRSGNPTLVFDYIEQFRFTADMTLLSILRHGWIPRVVNGLLDYESRVKLITSFNATLDETKTKWLGEAPATLRQVLRRSAFNLAAAVRGEAVFRAYVHNW; encoded by the coding sequence ATGAAGCAGCTAATAGTAGCCGAATACGGCGCTAGATTGAGGACGAGGAGGAACCAAATAGTAGTGGAGAAGAAAAACGGCGAGAAAAACAACATACCAATCCACGAGGTCGAGCAAGTCATAATAGCCTCATCAGGAGTCTCGATATCGAGTAAAACAGTTAGAAAAATACTCGACCACGGAATAGACCTAGTCTTCCTCGACAGCAAGGGATACCCATCGGGGAGAGTCTACCCAGTATACATCAATAAAACAGTAGAGACGAGGAGAAAACAGTACGAGACAGCGGTAAAGGGGAAAAGCCTCGACATAGCTGCAGAAATAGTGAAAGCCAAGATATTGAATCAAGCCGGCTTACTCAAGAGGTACTACACTTACACGAGAGACCAAGAGCTTAAAAACGCTGCAGAAGAAGTAGCCAGACACGCCTCAAGAATAGATGCAGCACTCCTGGGCGCCGACAACCCTAAGGCCAAGATAGTCGAGATAGAAGCAGAAGCGGCGAGAACATACTGGTCCTCATATGCGAAGCTAGTTCCCAAAAGCCTCGGGTTCAACAGCAGGGACCAGGACGCTCAGGACCCCGTAAACATGTCGCTAAACTATCTGTACGGAATACTCTACTCGGAGTCGTGGAAAGCCCTCGTCCTCGCAGGGCTCGACCCCTACCTAGGATACCTCCACGCCGATAGATCAGGGAATCCAACACTAGTCTTCGACTACATAGAGCAGTTCAGGTTCACAGCGGACATGACCCTCCTGTCAATACTGAGGCACGGCTGGATCCCCAGGGTAGTCAACGGCCTCCTAGACTATGAGTCCAGGGTGAAGCTTATAACCTCATTCAACGCAACCCTCGACGAGACCAAGACGAAGTGGCTGGGCGAGGCCCCGGCAACCCTCAGGCAAGTGCTGAGGAGGAGCGCGTTCAACCTCGCCGCCGCCGTGAGAGGCGAGGCTGTGTTCAGGGCATATGTCCACAACTGGTGA
- a CDS encoding Dna2/Cas4 domain-containing protein, with protein MPYQPEQSVSPSMVKDFIYCPIIAWIRLKYNVVEPATDSMKEGRNVKVSDGKGQLKLSSNGMVTLVDEIVKRGKHLTIIERKKFPTRSLHRYVAQLAVTSYIASRRIKGLRTMALEIAGSLRELELSDDAMDGAKEHFRRVKVQEARDRPPPTIPEHSRCKWCWYRRFCPYG; from the coding sequence ATGCCCTACCAGCCCGAGCAGTCGGTTTCCCCCTCCATGGTTAAAGACTTCATCTACTGTCCCATCATCGCTTGGATAAGACTTAAGTATAACGTGGTCGAACCCGCCACCGACTCCATGAAGGAGGGCAGAAACGTAAAAGTCTCAGATGGGAAGGGGCAGTTGAAGCTCTCCTCAAACGGAATGGTGACGTTGGTTGATGAAATCGTTAAGCGGGGAAAACACCTCACGATCATTGAGAGGAAGAAGTTTCCCACGAGAAGCCTTCACAGATACGTGGCTCAACTAGCCGTTACATCTTACATAGCTTCGAGAAGGATCAAAGGATTAAGAACCATGGCCCTGGAGATTGCGGGCTCCCTAAGGGAGCTGGAGTTATCCGACGATGCAATGGACGGGGCAAAAGAACACTTCAGAAGAGTTAAAGTGCAGGAGGCGAGGGACAGGCCTCCTCCAACCATCCCGGAGCACTCGAGGTGTAAGTGGTGCTGGTACAGGAGGTTCTGCCCCTACGGCTAG
- a CDS encoding SPFH domain-containing protein has product MSRTNVIEWVNPGPEDILWVYPYEDIRWGSVLVVHEYETAIFMRDGKIYDVLPPGRHVLTTQNLPLLTRAFRLVMGYGETPFKARVVFVSLKQFRGKFGLSTRVKLGPRTLYMTELQSFGEFWYRVSDPVLFLTQIAGAVREISSTAVADFIRNYFVETLIQEISKYTAIDIYTNLTQVTSRLKAGVIQEAFAQRGLELIDVKIAGITLPQLERMEKEDPTYGLPLLLAIQKGDEDKVLEIVKTVEVMRAIGRSPAAGWMGALVAMPTLMQQAMQPAQQPQQPPQPQPATAPAQPQESPVIAKLRELKKMLDEGLITQEEYDQMKKELLEKYKKEM; this is encoded by the coding sequence GTGAGCAGGACAAACGTGATAGAATGGGTTAACCCGGGCCCAGAGGACATCCTATGGGTATACCCGTACGAGGACATTAGATGGGGAAGCGTTCTCGTAGTACACGAGTATGAGACAGCAATATTCATGAGAGACGGCAAAATCTACGACGTCCTACCCCCAGGGAGACACGTCTTAACGACTCAAAACCTCCCGCTACTCACAAGAGCCTTCAGGCTAGTAATGGGCTACGGGGAAACCCCGTTCAAAGCCAGAGTAGTGTTCGTAAGCCTCAAGCAGTTCAGAGGGAAGTTCGGACTCTCGACAAGGGTCAAGCTGGGGCCTAGAACACTCTACATGACAGAGCTACAGAGCTTCGGCGAGTTCTGGTACAGGGTTTCCGACCCAGTCTTATTTCTAACACAAATAGCTGGCGCCGTTAGAGAGATCTCCTCGACAGCCGTTGCAGACTTCATAAGAAACTACTTCGTCGAAACCCTGATACAGGAGATCAGCAAGTACACTGCAATAGATATTTACACCAACCTAACCCAGGTGACCTCGAGGCTCAAGGCGGGAGTGATACAAGAAGCCTTCGCTCAGAGAGGTCTGGAGCTAATAGACGTTAAAATAGCTGGAATAACGCTACCACAGCTCGAGAGAATGGAGAAGGAAGACCCAACGTATGGTCTACCGCTACTGCTCGCCATACAGAAGGGCGACGAGGACAAAGTACTCGAGATAGTGAAAACCGTTGAGGTAATGAGAGCCATTGGCAGATCACCAGCCGCTGGATGGATGGGGGCCCTCGTAGCAATGCCAACGCTCATGCAGCAGGCGATGCAGCCAGCCCAGCAGCCACAGCAACCTCCGCAGCCGCAACCAGCTACGGCTCCGGCCCAGCCTCAGGAGAGCCCCGTGATAGCTAAGCTGAGAGAGCTTAAGAAGATGCTTGACGAGGGCTTGATAACCCAGGAGGAATACGATCAAATGAAGAAGGAACTGCTCGAGAAGTATAAGAAGGAGATGTAG
- the cas3 gene encoding CRISPR-associated helicase Cas3', producing the protein MLGGWGRIRRRGVEALLKLIPDHDVIFFIAPTGYGKTLASPLILKEFIESRRSAGLIHVAPLKTLVRKIFEEKFAGTGFNTGYQSQDSFEEKDKTPFFMRELVVTTLDSFMMNLYKIPVAEMGKVLLEKSAGHYYVPLSFILTSTVVFDEAHVYTGGVDESISLDIVYAGISFLTYLKIPFIVETATMNTKVVGNLASIISKSRGGAGSRIPVVYVSCGGSNPQIQKLSESNSLDVENIVDEDYCRSNNIEWKTSFKTESDALEIAVERAGSGKPVLIVRNTVEKAFNTYKYLKGKTSSKIALIHGRMSIRDRESSLKKVDDIMDNGGIVVATQVIEAGVESNASTLITDPAPIENLVQRAGRLCREGSKVYEDCLKEGGEVILIDPGSLNAGKDERYDVYMIQRVKETVEELKKALNNGFQINWRLPDTIYKVIGFTEIIEKVSPPTSKTSENSPNSGGKLLEQYLMCEGSFKVFKSLANALGLEGFLRDSAQLNMLIPRTTMPQIPQVDKGPVIVEIQDVDFISIDAEWFLRKEVREFNKGRACLEYRGDKALIAKQADSTGTRFKISLSKKLGKNLLQKDFQQYKSLNLWEIPSIYMDDSNEEYQYLILNPRCYSPGEGLLVV; encoded by the coding sequence ATTCTAGGAGGGTGGGGCAGGATTAGAAGAAGAGGAGTTGAGGCCCTCCTCAAGCTCATCCCAGACCACGACGTTATTTTTTTCATAGCTCCAACAGGCTATGGAAAAACACTCGCATCCCCACTAATCCTTAAAGAATTCATTGAGTCGAGAAGATCCGCGGGTCTCATACACGTAGCACCCCTCAAAACGCTGGTTAGAAAGATATTTGAGGAAAAATTCGCGGGAACCGGATTCAACACGGGTTATCAATCACAGGACTCGTTTGAAGAAAAGGATAAGACGCCGTTCTTCATGAGGGAGCTCGTGGTTACAACTCTAGACAGCTTCATGATGAACCTCTACAAGATCCCCGTTGCCGAGATGGGGAAAGTGTTGCTCGAGAAGTCTGCGGGGCACTACTACGTACCTCTTTCATTCATACTGACGTCAACCGTAGTCTTCGACGAGGCGCACGTGTATACTGGGGGAGTCGACGAATCCATCTCGCTCGACATCGTTTACGCGGGGATATCATTCCTCACCTACTTGAAAATCCCATTCATAGTTGAGACGGCGACCATGAACACTAAAGTCGTAGGCAATCTGGCATCAATAATCTCTAAATCCAGAGGAGGAGCAGGGAGCAGGATACCGGTCGTATATGTATCGTGCGGAGGAAGCAATCCACAAATACAAAAGCTCTCCGAGAGCAATAGCTTAGATGTTGAAAATATTGTAGACGAGGATTACTGCAGATCAAACAACATAGAGTGGAAGACATCTTTCAAAACAGAGAGCGATGCGTTGGAAATAGCTGTGGAAAGAGCCGGGAGCGGGAAACCCGTGCTGATCGTTAGAAACACGGTCGAGAAGGCGTTTAACACCTACAAGTATCTTAAAGGGAAAACAAGCTCGAAGATTGCTCTAATACATGGAAGGATGAGCATACGGGATAGGGAGAGCTCGCTGAAGAAAGTGGATGATATCATGGATAACGGCGGAATAGTCGTGGCCACCCAAGTGATTGAAGCCGGAGTCGAGAGCAATGCGTCAACACTGATAACCGATCCAGCGCCAATAGAGAACCTCGTTCAAAGAGCTGGAAGACTGTGCCGCGAGGGATCAAAGGTCTATGAGGACTGCTTAAAAGAGGGGGGAGAAGTGATCTTGATCGACCCGGGATCATTGAATGCAGGGAAAGATGAGAGATACGACGTCTACATGATACAAAGGGTTAAGGAGACGGTTGAAGAGTTGAAGAAGGCTTTGAATAATGGTTTCCAGATAAATTGGAGGCTACCCGACACTATTTATAAAGTGATCGGCTTTACTGAAATAATAGAAAAAGTAAGTCCTCCTACGTCGAAAACCTCTGAAAATTCACCCAACAGCGGCGGCAAACTCCTCGAACAATACCTGATGTGTGAAGGCTCCTTCAAAGTTTTCAAGAGCCTGGCGAACGCCCTGGGCTTGGAAGGATTCTTAAGGGACTCGGCACAGTTGAACATGTTAATTCCGAGGACTACAATGCCTCAAATACCTCAGGTAGATAAGGGCCCGGTTATAGTTGAAATCCAGGACGTAGACTTCATAAGCATCGATGCTGAATGGTTCCTCAGGAAGGAGGTAAGAGAGTTTAACAAAGGGAGGGCTTGCCTGGAATACCGGGGGGACAAAGCCCTGATCGCTAAACAAGCAGACAGCACGGGCACGCGCTTCAAGATCTCCCTATCCAAGAAACTAGGGAAAAATCTACTTCAGAAAGACTTTCAACAATATAAATCGTTGAACCTGTGGGAGATCCCATCCATCTACATGGATGACTCGAACGAGGAATACCAATACCTCATACTAAACCCACGGTGCTACAGTCCTGGAGAGGGGTTGCTGGTTGTCTAA
- a CDS encoding CRISPR-associated endonuclease Cas3'', whose translation MSNILGSFKKTVVDRWPVAYAELRGSQPIISPLKEHSLNTGKILAGLFKRQLKIVENRTRSFYNWERDETLKFAEIMGLLHDIGKSSNYYKSSFLNNSFNAGQVKVSFPYHEFAAGMLIAVLLVENSNEYTKRKARLLMQAILRHHAAMKDRLTENLLCNDIIKVTVGVEKKILEEFLKECADHPLCAVKLDDYPGRIMKRQSYCREGLLKCSSQQIEEGGQAYEMFAVKVLTGLLVVADNLAAACERGAFPYNLSSYVRDWLKELRIDIGEVRADDPNICIRDIVCMKR comes from the coding sequence TTGTCTAACATTCTCGGGTCGTTTAAGAAAACCGTAGTAGACCGGTGGCCGGTGGCATACGCCGAGCTGCGGGGCTCGCAACCAATAATCTCGCCCCTGAAGGAACACTCCCTCAACACTGGTAAGATCCTGGCGGGCCTGTTCAAGAGGCAATTAAAGATAGTGGAGAACAGAACGAGAAGCTTCTACAACTGGGAAAGAGACGAGACGTTAAAGTTCGCTGAAATAATGGGTCTCCTCCACGACATCGGTAAATCCTCAAACTACTACAAGTCCTCTTTCCTGAACAATAGTTTCAATGCTGGGCAAGTCAAGGTCTCCTTCCCCTACCACGAGTTCGCGGCGGGAATGCTGATAGCAGTCCTGCTCGTGGAAAACAGTAATGAGTACACTAAGAGAAAAGCTAGGCTGTTGATGCAGGCCATACTGAGACACCACGCGGCTATGAAGGATAGGTTGACCGAGAATTTACTCTGCAACGATATCATTAAAGTAACGGTGGGAGTTGAGAAGAAAATCCTAGAGGAATTCCTCAAAGAGTGCGCAGATCACCCCCTCTGCGCAGTCAAACTCGACGACTACCCCGGGAGAATCATGAAGAGGCAATCATACTGCCGCGAAGGATTGCTAAAGTGTTCAAGCCAGCAGATAGAAGAGGGCGGTCAGGCTTACGAGATGTTCGCGGTCAAGGTTCTAACCGGGCTCCTTGTAGTCGCCGACAACCTTGCAGCCGCGTGCGAGAGAGGGGCATTTCCCTACAACCTCTCCTCATACGTTAGGGATTGGCTGAAGGAGCTCCGTATCGATATCGGCGAGGTCCGGGCGGACGATCCTAATATTTGTATACGTGATATTGTATGCATGAAGAGATAG
- the cas6 gene encoding CRISPR system precrRNA processing endoribonuclease RAMP protein Cas6: protein MLHAFKASVRVQGFKGVLFTSKLVKTILIRRLPELEGFFEPRAGGEPKYIHVSPLYYSSGGKSICLYSYVKCVNRKTAKCQGPLSQVVLNGEYYFYAGFTSNVSDPVKTMSSLLGVNDCFTYMDQRVCVETTGVEYYIPQMESSELMSKLFETGKVKIVFASPTMLRDPFKRTKHKTLIPSVMNIFAVPVYTMLTHKGAFTYKRFRRHLLMLHRIFNEPYSVLKTTGIKWVVYKRRPEPTIIGYVNLYLNQHYYDMYSKNMNIDLKEYLRELFAYTITLGVGVGRATGFGHVFIEVPGNGIDSNGGAGKEDSPKNSVPATRPP, encoded by the coding sequence ATGCTGCACGCTTTCAAGGCATCCGTCAGGGTTCAAGGCTTCAAAGGGGTTCTCTTCACCAGCAAGCTCGTCAAGACTATATTGATCAGGAGGCTCCCAGAGCTCGAGGGGTTCTTCGAGCCCAGGGCTGGGGGAGAACCCAAGTACATACACGTCTCACCCCTATACTACAGCTCGGGCGGGAAGAGCATTTGCCTGTACAGCTACGTGAAATGTGTTAATCGAAAAACAGCTAAATGCCAGGGCCCTCTCTCACAGGTAGTTTTAAACGGCGAATACTACTTCTACGCTGGATTCACGAGCAATGTTTCAGACCCGGTTAAAACCATGTCAAGCCTCCTAGGCGTTAACGACTGCTTCACATACATGGATCAGAGAGTGTGCGTTGAAACCACTGGAGTCGAATACTACATCCCTCAGATGGAGTCGAGCGAGCTGATGAGCAAGCTCTTCGAGACGGGGAAGGTGAAGATCGTCTTTGCCTCGCCCACCATGCTCAGGGACCCTTTCAAGAGGACGAAGCATAAGACCCTTATTCCCTCCGTGATGAACATCTTCGCGGTGCCGGTCTACACGATGCTGACCCACAAGGGAGCATTCACCTACAAGAGGTTCAGGAGGCATTTGCTCATGCTCCACAGGATCTTCAACGAGCCCTACTCGGTGCTCAAGACAACTGGGATTAAGTGGGTTGTCTATAAGAGGAGGCCGGAGCCAACCATCATAGGCTACGTGAACCTCTACTTGAACCAGCACTACTATGATATGTACTCTAAGAACATGAACATAGACTTGAAAGAATACTTGAGGGAGCTGTTCGCATACACGATAACCCTCGGCGTAGGTGTGGGGAGGGCAACCGGTTTCGGGCACGTTTTCATCGAAGTACCGGGCAACGGCATAGACTCTAATGGAGGAGCGGGAAAAGAGGATTCACCCAAGAACAGCGTGCCCGCCACGAGACCTCCCTAG
- the cas2 gene encoding CRISPR-associated endonuclease Cas2 — MIVLIVYDISDNNVRLKLSNYLLDRGLSRVQKSVFIGRLLPTAVKDVERILPKYVACDSDVIHLIPLLEYSVKYMKHWGKPLSDITSSTKTYTVI; from the coding sequence ATGATAGTGTTGATAGTCTACGACATATCAGACAATAACGTGAGGCTGAAGCTAAGCAACTACCTGTTGGACAGAGGGCTCTCGAGAGTGCAGAAAAGCGTCTTCATAGGTAGGCTCCTGCCCACGGCAGTGAAGGACGTTGAGAGAATCCTACCCAAGTACGTCGCCTGCGACTCGGACGTAATACACCTAATACCGTTGCTCGAGTACTCTGTAAAGTACATGAAGCACTGGGGAAAGCCTCTGAGCGACATAACATCCTCGACCAAAACTTACACAGTGATATAA
- the csa3 gene encoding CRISPR-associated CARF protein Csa3 translates to MKELLTVKDMRVFLFPLGFHEDPAIRVLVEFKSNVEDEAHAFTCQPLSPGSKRAFESLKAFSSSQRFPDPALVLVNCSSFYESFKVVRGIVEPRDALFIVEVGMGPRIISHAIIQALIYSNKDFMIHYEPETGVDSPITVDHRFLKILREGLSSSELRLLEALSHGEASMPELAGVLGVSEKTVRNIVSRLRAKGLIAKIGKRERVVLTEAGRALV, encoded by the coding sequence ATGAAGGAGTTATTAACAGTGAAGGATATGCGGGTTTTCCTTTTCCCGCTCGGATTCCATGAAGATCCCGCGATACGGGTGCTAGTGGAGTTCAAGAGTAATGTTGAAGACGAGGCACACGCTTTCACTTGCCAACCCCTGTCTCCCGGGTCGAAACGCGCCTTCGAGTCCCTCAAGGCCTTCTCATCTTCTCAAAGGTTTCCAGACCCCGCACTGGTGCTGGTCAACTGCTCCAGCTTCTATGAGAGTTTCAAAGTGGTCAGAGGGATTGTGGAGCCCAGGGACGCCTTGTTCATAGTGGAAGTCGGCATGGGGCCGAGGATCATAAGCCACGCGATTATCCAAGCCTTGATCTACTCGAACAAGGATTTCATGATCCACTACGAGCCTGAGACGGGCGTCGACTCCCCCATAACAGTTGATCACAGATTTCTCAAAATATTGCGTGAAGGCTTGTCTTCCTCCGAGCTGAGGCTTCTCGAGGCCCTCTCCCATGGAGAAGCCTCCATGCCTGAGCTAGCCGGGGTCCTAGGGGTCTCGGAGAAGACCGTAAGGAATATTGTATCTCGCCTCAGAGCCAAAGGATTGATCGCTAAGATAGGTAAGAGGGAGAGGGTTGTTTTGACCGAGGCTGGGAGGGCTCTCGTCTAG